One part of the Vitis riparia cultivar Riparia Gloire de Montpellier isolate 1030 chromosome 15, EGFV_Vit.rip_1.0, whole genome shotgun sequence genome encodes these proteins:
- the LOC117932075 gene encoding uncharacterized protein LOC117932075 yields MSDELASTLASIQEFMAGVGRRLDQLESSRQDPQPAGMVTDETIPHASQTAQTRLPGVSLSTPFHLADHCETILPPTVIVSPPMVPTIEDTRLAEQEARVDRLESKMRQIRLQDGGLTWDDRDGIPAASLPAKFRMPDIERYSGIGCPKIHLRLYNTVMRAHGIDDAQLVALFPMSLSGAAQRWFASVEPSRLHTWEDVAHEFLTQFAFSADIDVSRRELEATRQRPEESISSFVTRWRAKVAGMVDRPKEQDQIDMVLRNLQPRFARRLVGIPFQDLRSLVQAAFSVEEAIARGLWTDTTPSPDSKGKKLIGSFSRSGEVGAISYQHRRPTHHSLYRPPTVRAPFSLPQYQYQLDYAQEPYIAQTSMQLRPPHPRAATHPPPRPYAQRLRDAGVIVPLAPRPLPHRIPPHFRSHEHCLYHQIPGHDTERCSALHHAIQDLIDSGVVDLARPSVTTNPLPTHTTHAVPLPPSLQ; encoded by the exons ATGTCGGACGagctagcttccacacttgcttccaTCCAGGAGTTCATGGCCGGAGTCGGTAGACGCTTGGATCAGTTAGAGAGTTCTCGCCAGGATCCTCAGCCGGCTGGCATGGTCACTGACGAGACGATTCCTCATGCATCTCAGACAGCACAGACTCGTCTACCTGGGGTTTCACTTAGTACTCCATTCCATCTGGCAGATCATTGTGAGACTATTCTGCCACCTACTGTCATAGTGTCGCCTCCCATGGTTCCTACTATTGAGGATACTCGATTAGCCGAGCAGGAGGCCAGGGTTGACAGGCTTGAGTCCAAGATGAGACAGATCAGATTGCAGGACGGgggtttgacttgggatgatagAGATGGCATACCGGCGGCTAGCTTGCCCGCCAAGTTTCGCATGCCAGACATTGAGCGCTatagtgggattggttgtcccaagatccacttgagGCTATACAACACGGTCATGAGAGCACATGGGATAGATGATGCACAGTTGGTGGCCCTCTTCCCTATGTCACTTAGTGGGGCAGCTCAGAGGTGGTTTGCTTCAGTTGAGCCTTCGAGACTTCACACCTGGGAGGACGTGGCTCATGAGTTCCTGACTCAGTTCGCTTTCAGTGCCGATATTGATGTATCCagacgagagttggaggccactaGACAGAGGCCAGAggagtctatttcttcctttgtcactcgTTGGAGGGCAAAGGTGGCTGGTATGGTAGATCGGCCTAAGGAGCAGGATCAGATTGACATGGTTCTTCGGAACCTACAGCCGAGATTCGCGAGACGTCTTGTGGGCATCCCGTTTCAGGATCTCAGGAGTTTGGTTCAGGCAGCTTTCAGTGTTGAGGAGGCCATtgctcgaggattatggacagataCTACTCCTTCCCCTGACAGTAAAGGGAAGAAGCTGATTGGGTCATTTAGTAGATCTGGAGAGGTTGGCGCTATTAGTTATCAGCATCGGAGGCCTACGCATCACTCACTTTATAGGCCTCCTACAGTCAGAGCTCCTTTCTCTCTTCCACAGTATCAGTATCAGCTGGATTATGCTCAggagccttacattgctcagactaGCATGCAGCTGCGACCACCACATCCGAGAGCCGCTACTCACCCGCCAcctagaccatatgcacagagg ctcaggGACGCTGGAGTGATTGTTCCTTTGGCGCCGAGGCCTTTGCCCCATCGTATTCCTCCTCATTTCCGTTCACATGAGCACTGCTTGTATCATCAGATTCCGGGGCACGATACTGAGCGTTGTTCAGCACTCCATCATGCGATACAGGATTTGATCGATTCAGGGGTGGTTGACTTGGCtaggccaagtgtgaccaccaatcctcTGCCTACGCATACTACACATGCAGTCCCTCTTCCTCCTAGTCTTCAGTAG